In Chitinophaga nivalis, a single genomic region encodes these proteins:
- a CDS encoding non-ribosomal peptide synthetase, whose translation MFSNTLSHKVPAWRDQRGQYPLTPSQQRMWIINRLNGDSTAYNSPVVRKITGELNVRKLKNAFVQLVQRHEQLRTAFVLVGDEPVQYLQEVDTIDFTVIDHVQEADLQEVIAKAIQPFQLKQAPLMRAVLYKLTNGCCVLLTDMHHIISDLRSENILINDLFRLYNQTALPDIPVQYKEYAVWLKENGQAAQLKEEEADWLSKLSGELPVLQLPADFNRPPVFNFEGTILHFPVTPELAAAIRQTAAANNTAIYRVCLTALFVLLNKYTFQEDIIVGMPREVRPEAEMAAAIGLFINTLPVRALAAGGKTFREILQETDAYTTSALNNFRYDVGYLVEKLHIKRDPSRNPLYDVLFFHQQMSSSNFEQLQVTPVEFIHHKAELDLTFGIIETDNQLHISIEYYTGIFKQATIEKMNRHYQQILTMVTANPDSCLKDIQMISDAEKTQLLHDFHPFHPPFPAGTIDQLFEQQAAAAPQQPALRFKGHTITYQTLNERANQLAWTLLHKGIVPGDVVALLVTPSVEMIVAIMGVLKAGAAYLPIDPGYPEERITHMLATGHAVLLLTAEKLPDYQEGLHAVVLDLHDPVINTAARTNPAIPHQAHATAYVMYTSGTTGQAKGICVRHSNVVRMLADTPHLNVLPADRVLQLANYVFDGSVYDIFSTLLNGGTLVLVPAAERQDIARLITLFREENISFSFFTTALFNTIVDNAPAALAGLRKAVIGGEKASVVHARRALEIMGPGKLINMYGPTETTVYATYFVIAEVPADTVAIPIGPPAANTRLFVLNGNTLLPPGIPGELCIGGAGLTAGYLDETLMEGVFETLPFSEGTPVYRSGDIVKWREDGMLDFIGRRDTQVKIRGHRIETAEIEVQLYKHPLINQVAVIVKEDARQDKYLQAYYTTAPDKTLLPEELRVFLSAILPAYMVPASFTVLTTMPLTGNDKLDYRALQSLSGETENITVAYIPPTSPTEIQLAAIWHDILKKDKISITRNFFECGGHSLTATILSIRIQEAFNISLPLTEVMQQPTIAGLAVRIAWYQAQTANRVASITRAKRRRYYPLGFSETMIYLHQHATQQNHTYCSVFPMWVNGTPDRNKLQEAIKTVIQRHEVFRTAYVMRDGKPFVKIWPEAELELLYQEGSEADIVPLLATLRAPYLLEKPPLFRAALLKIDTDKYLLALANHHIVSDGVTETLFMREISRLYQGEKLKRVPLQYKDYTMWQQAQWEGGYFQSQEKFWLQHLRGPLPVLELPTDFKRPAPFAFDSRTIYFDFPPQLSRQLHDLAGTQQTTLFILLFTAYTVLLHKYTDQEDLIVGIPMANRPYADQQELAGMLVNMVAWRNYPAPDKTFRAYLEEVKAAAIDIYQHQEYPFEKLISLLPLERDASRNPLFDTIFVLQNMGAPVLDIPGLHMQPYPDEGKMSKVDLTVEVTEEAGALQLNISYCNALFRPDTIHRLGGHFIQLLTDLVAAPGKTLKDLQLLTQAEQQQLLVDFNQTSQPYPRDQTLYDLFAQQVRLHPGKAAVRMQDITLTYEELDKKATFYADRLLQMGVSPGQPVALITSRSPEMIIGIWAILRAGGAYVPIDPEYPDERVEQIMADSTADITVTTFDIYATYRYQGKILIVDNDAPVTDPITTTFPEITPESLAYIMYTSGSSGTPKGIGVQHYNVIRTVTQTNYITLTPADNLLQVSNFAFDGSVFDIFGALLNGAGLVMLQQTTLTDGNRLAALIRDSEISVMYIPTALFNVCIDTNPACFAPLRKIFFGGEQASAAHVKKALAHLGADKLVNVYGPTETTVFTTFYPVTAVAEGENIPIGRPLANTKLYVLNNSNALNPIGVPGELYIGGDGISTGYWDRPALTREKFSEQALVPGTILYRTGDRVKWLPDGNLVFTSRTDDQVKIRGFRIELGEIETALGRYPDITHAVVTIKENNKSGEKHLCAWYVSDEEIRDETLRSYMGRLLPHYMMPEWFIRIDRLPLTSNGKTDRKALTADNSGWVVPEKYLAQLERQFVAPESETEKQVAGIWCEVFGLDRVGVQDNFYSLGGHSLKALQIVNRLQQQGYAVAANDLFNYPTVYELAAHCVRKQTATVPRRQTPVNKTVDLPAGTDFPLSAVQARFFQREMKDRNIFNSPFTILLQQPVPAAQMATALNEIQQVHQSLLLRFRKNEAGTWTQFYKEDQPEAYFRVIDVSGTDKAAQVDVITKHCQALQLEFDITTGPLFKVLLFENYQEPGKQVLFFLVHHLLFDGISWEVFIETFRRRCLNMATTDLIQTASYRDWCVRLNSYAQEHDFTAARAYWKQVLAGQPFMPDAMPTPYPVHRDMAYIRATPLRTAADLTALQQAVHHYQANIFNIQLAAFYCACQQVQHRNNLLINILTAQRESFFDDIRVDSTVGFFAGAYPVCITAAATHVVDYPGVIKAVKESLLGVPKAGLDYLVLNHLVPDTTIQTELKQDYPVLFHYLNLISLQTENGFYQPLELPVGITHSLDNPSSYLLNITATLTEGGLQATFYYSSIHFRESVIQQLSAAFEHHLLQIIHLNK comes from the coding sequence ATGTTTAGTAATACCCTATCTCATAAAGTACCTGCGTGGCGGGATCAACGGGGCCAGTACCCGTTGACCCCCTCGCAGCAAAGGATGTGGATCATCAATCGACTGAATGGTGACAGTACAGCATATAACTCACCTGTGGTAAGAAAGATAACCGGAGAACTGAATGTAAGAAAGCTGAAAAATGCTTTTGTGCAACTCGTTCAACGGCATGAACAGCTAAGAACGGCTTTTGTACTGGTGGGAGATGAACCCGTGCAATACCTGCAGGAGGTGGATACCATTGATTTTACGGTCATAGATCATGTACAGGAAGCAGACCTGCAGGAGGTCATCGCAAAAGCCATACAACCTTTCCAGCTGAAACAGGCGCCGTTGATGCGGGCAGTCTTGTATAAATTAACCAATGGATGTTGTGTGTTGCTGACAGACATGCATCACATCATTTCAGATCTCCGGTCTGAAAATATATTGATCAATGATCTTTTTCGCTTGTATAACCAGACGGCGCTACCAGACATTCCCGTACAGTATAAAGAGTATGCGGTATGGTTAAAAGAAAACGGGCAGGCGGCACAGCTGAAAGAAGAAGAAGCCGACTGGTTGTCGAAACTCAGTGGTGAACTACCCGTATTGCAACTGCCCGCCGATTTCAACAGACCACCGGTATTTAACTTTGAAGGTACCATCCTGCACTTTCCGGTGACCCCCGAACTGGCTGCTGCAATCCGGCAAACCGCTGCGGCAAATAATACGGCCATCTACCGGGTTTGTCTGACGGCTTTATTTGTACTGTTGAATAAATACACTTTTCAGGAAGATATCATTGTAGGCATGCCGCGGGAAGTACGGCCGGAAGCAGAGATGGCAGCAGCAATCGGTTTGTTTATCAATACCCTGCCGGTAAGAGCCCTCGCAGCCGGCGGAAAAACTTTCCGGGAAATATTGCAGGAAACAGATGCCTATACCACATCGGCACTGAATAACTTCCGGTATGATGTAGGCTATCTGGTAGAAAAACTACACATCAAAAGAGATCCGTCCCGGAATCCTTTGTATGATGTGCTGTTTTTTCATCAGCAGATGAGTAGTAGTAATTTTGAGCAACTACAGGTAACGCCTGTGGAATTCATACATCATAAAGCAGAGCTGGACCTGACCTTTGGTATTATTGAAACAGATAACCAGCTGCACATCTCTATTGAATATTATACCGGTATTTTCAAACAGGCAACCATCGAAAAGATGAACCGCCATTATCAGCAGATCCTGACAATGGTGACCGCCAATCCGGATAGCTGTCTAAAGGATATACAGATGATCAGTGACGCGGAAAAAACACAGCTGCTGCACGATTTTCATCCGTTTCATCCGCCTTTTCCTGCAGGTACCATTGATCAGCTGTTTGAGCAACAGGCAGCTGCGGCACCGCAACAGCCGGCACTTCGGTTCAAAGGCCACACCATCACCTATCAGACGTTGAATGAACGTGCCAACCAGCTGGCGTGGACCTTACTGCATAAAGGGATTGTGCCGGGGGATGTAGTAGCGCTGCTGGTAACACCTTCGGTGGAAATGATCGTAGCGATCATGGGAGTGCTGAAAGCCGGCGCAGCGTATCTGCCCATTGATCCGGGATATCCCGAAGAAAGGATCACGCATATGCTGGCCACCGGTCATGCGGTATTGCTGCTCACGGCAGAAAAACTGCCGGACTATCAGGAAGGGCTACACGCTGTTGTGCTGGACCTGCACGATCCGGTCATCAATACGGCGGCGCGTACCAATCCGGCAATACCGCATCAGGCCCATGCAACAGCCTATGTGATGTACACTTCCGGTACTACAGGACAGGCGAAAGGGATATGCGTGCGGCATAGTAATGTGGTACGTATGCTGGCAGATACGCCACATCTGAATGTTTTACCGGCAGATCGGGTGTTGCAACTGGCCAATTATGTTTTCGACGGATCTGTATATGATATATTCAGCACGTTGTTAAACGGCGGTACGCTGGTACTGGTACCGGCGGCAGAACGGCAAGACATTGCCCGGCTGATCACCCTGTTCCGGGAGGAAAATATTTCCTTCTCTTTCTTCACCACCGCCTTATTCAATACCATCGTGGACAATGCGCCGGCCGCTTTAGCCGGACTGCGCAAAGCGGTGATAGGAGGAGAAAAGGCATCGGTGGTACATGCCCGGCGTGCCCTGGAAATCATGGGGCCCGGTAAACTGATAAACATGTACGGGCCAACGGAAACAACCGTCTATGCCACTTACTTCGTCATAGCCGAAGTACCGGCTGATACGGTAGCGATACCCATCGGTCCTCCGGCTGCCAATACCCGGTTGTTCGTGTTAAATGGCAATACCCTGTTACCACCTGGTATTCCGGGCGAGTTATGTATCGGCGGCGCCGGACTTACTGCCGGGTACCTGGATGAAACACTGATGGAGGGCGTATTTGAAACCCTGCCTTTCTCCGAAGGTACGCCTGTATATCGCTCCGGCGATATCGTAAAATGGCGGGAAGATGGTATGCTGGATTTTATTGGCAGAAGAGATACACAGGTGAAAATAAGAGGGCACCGGATAGAAACCGCAGAAATAGAAGTACAGCTATACAAACACCCCCTGATCAATCAGGTAGCCGTTATTGTAAAAGAAGATGCCCGACAGGATAAATACCTGCAGGCATATTATACGACTGCCCCGGATAAGACATTGCTGCCGGAAGAACTACGTGTTTTTCTATCGGCCATATTGCCCGCATATATGGTTCCGGCTTCCTTTACCGTATTAACAACCATGCCCCTGACCGGGAATGATAAGCTGGACTATAGAGCATTACAATCGCTGTCGGGAGAAACCGAAAATATAACGGTGGCGTATATACCACCCACTTCTCCTACAGAAATCCAACTCGCGGCGATCTGGCATGATATCCTTAAAAAAGATAAGATCAGTATTACGCGCAACTTCTTTGAATGTGGCGGACATTCCCTGACGGCTACTATCTTGTCTATCCGGATTCAGGAGGCGTTTAATATCAGCCTGCCGCTGACGGAAGTCATGCAACAGCCTACCATTGCCGGTCTGGCTGTTCGCATTGCCTGGTATCAGGCACAGACCGCAAACCGGGTTGCCAGCATTACCCGTGCCAAAAGACGCCGGTATTATCCGCTGGGATTTTCAGAAACAATGATCTATTTGCATCAGCATGCGACGCAGCAGAACCATACTTATTGTTCTGTATTTCCGATGTGGGTAAACGGTACGCCTGATCGTAATAAATTACAGGAAGCCATAAAAACAGTGATACAAAGGCATGAAGTGTTCCGCACGGCTTATGTCATGCGGGATGGAAAGCCTTTTGTGAAAATATGGCCGGAAGCAGAACTGGAGCTACTATACCAGGAAGGAAGCGAAGCCGATATTGTGCCCTTACTGGCCACACTCCGCGCACCTTACCTCCTGGAGAAGCCACCGCTTTTCCGTGCTGCCTTGCTGAAAATAGATACCGATAAATATCTGCTGGCGCTGGCCAATCACCATATCGTTTCAGATGGTGTGACAGAAACCTTGTTCATGCGGGAGATCAGTCGCTTATACCAGGGAGAAAAACTGAAGCGGGTGCCCTTGCAATATAAGGACTACACCATGTGGCAACAGGCACAATGGGAGGGTGGTTATTTCCAGTCGCAGGAAAAGTTCTGGTTGCAGCACCTGCGTGGCCCGCTACCGGTATTGGAACTGCCAACGGATTTTAAAAGACCTGCCCCTTTCGCATTTGATAGCCGTACCATCTATTTTGATTTCCCGCCGCAACTCTCCCGGCAACTGCATGACCTGGCAGGTACGCAGCAGACCACCTTGTTTATATTGCTCTTTACGGCTTACACCGTGTTGCTGCATAAGTATACAGACCAGGAAGATCTGATTGTCGGTATTCCCATGGCCAACCGGCCTTATGCCGATCAGCAGGAGCTGGCAGGTATGCTGGTCAATATGGTGGCCTGGAGAAATTATCCGGCGCCGGATAAAACATTCCGGGCTTATCTGGAAGAAGTGAAAGCTGCAGCGATAGATATCTATCAGCATCAGGAATATCCTTTCGAAAAACTCATCAGCCTGTTGCCGTTGGAAAGGGATGCTTCGCGGAATCCTTTATTCGATACCATCTTTGTATTACAGAATATGGGAGCGCCGGTGCTGGATATTCCGGGGCTGCACATGCAGCCTTATCCCGATGAAGGAAAGATGTCGAAAGTAGACCTGACGGTAGAGGTGACAGAGGAAGCAGGAGCGCTGCAGCTGAATATCAGTTATTGCAACGCGTTGTTCAGACCGGATACGATTCACCGGCTCGGTGGCCACTTTATACAGCTGCTGACAGACCTGGTAGCCGCCCCCGGAAAAACACTGAAAGACCTGCAACTGCTAACGCAGGCCGAACAACAACAACTGCTGGTGGATTTTAATCAAACCAGTCAGCCTTATCCCAGAGATCAGACGTTATACGACCTGTTTGCGCAACAGGTGCGGCTACATCCCGGCAAAGCAGCCGTGCGGATGCAAGACATAACACTCACCTATGAGGAGCTGGATAAAAAAGCAACATTTTATGCGGACAGGCTGTTACAGATGGGCGTAAGCCCCGGGCAGCCGGTGGCGCTCATTACGTCCCGTTCTCCTGAAATGATCATTGGCATATGGGCCATATTGCGGGCCGGCGGCGCCTACGTACCCATCGATCCGGAGTATCCGGACGAAAGGGTGGAACAGATCATGGCCGACAGTACAGCGGATATCACCGTAACGACTTTTGACATCTATGCCACTTACCGCTATCAGGGAAAAATACTGATCGTAGATAATGATGCACCGGTCACCGATCCCATTACCACTACATTTCCGGAGATAACGCCGGAAAGCCTCGCCTATATCATGTATACCTCCGGCTCGTCCGGAACACCTAAAGGTATTGGGGTGCAGCATTATAATGTGATCCGTACGGTTACACAAACCAACTACATCACCCTGACGCCGGCGGATAACCTGTTACAGGTATCCAACTTCGCTTTTGATGGATCGGTGTTCGATATTTTTGGCGCGCTGTTAAATGGAGCCGGACTCGTTATGCTGCAGCAGACAACGCTGACAGATGGAAACAGGTTAGCTGCGTTGATCCGTGACAGTGAGATCTCTGTGATGTATATACCAACAGCCTTGTTTAATGTTTGTATAGACACCAACCCGGCTTGTTTTGCACCGCTACGGAAGATATTCTTCGGTGGCGAACAGGCTTCTGCAGCACATGTTAAAAAAGCCCTGGCGCATTTGGGGGCAGACAAGCTGGTGAACGTATATGGCCCTACGGAGACGACGGTGTTTACTACCTTCTATCCGGTTACGGCTGTTGCAGAAGGAGAGAATATTCCTATTGGCAGGCCACTCGCCAATACAAAGCTATATGTGCTGAATAACAGCAATGCACTGAATCCAATAGGCGTGCCTGGTGAATTGTATATTGGCGGAGATGGTATCAGCACCGGATATTGGGACCGGCCGGCACTCACCCGGGAGAAATTCAGTGAGCAGGCACTGGTGCCGGGCACCATACTGTATCGCACCGGCGACCGGGTAAAATGGCTGCCGGATGGCAACCTGGTATTCACCAGCCGTACAGATGACCAGGTGAAAATCCGTGGCTTCAGAATTGAATTGGGTGAGATTGAAACAGCGCTGGGCAGATACCCGGATATCACACATGCTGTCGTAACCATCAAGGAAAACAATAAATCAGGAGAAAAACACCTTTGTGCCTGGTATGTATCGGATGAGGAAATCCGCGATGAAACACTGCGCAGTTATATGGGCCGCCTGTTGCCGCATTACATGATGCCGGAATGGTTTATCCGGATCGACAGACTACCGCTGACCAGCAACGGTAAAACAGACCGGAAGGCGCTGACAGCAGATAACAGCGGATGGGTGGTACCGGAGAAATACCTGGCACAGCTGGAACGGCAGTTTGTAGCGCCGGAAAGTGAGACGGAAAAACAGGTGGCCGGCATCTGGTGCGAAGTGTTTGGCCTCGACAGAGTAGGAGTGCAGGACAACTTCTATTCGCTGGGAGGGCATTCCCTGAAAGCATTGCAAATAGTAAACCGCTTGCAGCAACAAGGATATGCCGTGGCTGCCAACGACCTGTTTAATTATCCGACGGTGTATGAACTGGCGGCTCATTGTGTCCGCAAACAAACAGCTACAGTACCCCGGCGGCAAACCCCGGTTAATAAAACCGTCGACCTGCCGGCGGGTACAGATTTTCCTTTGTCGGCAGTACAAGCCCGTTTCTTCCAGCGGGAGATGAAAGACCGGAATATTTTTAATTCACCCTTTACGATCCTGTTGCAACAGCCGGTGCCGGCTGCTCAGATGGCAACAGCGCTCAACGAAATACAACAGGTACACCAATCGCTGTTACTGCGTTTCCGTAAAAATGAAGCCGGTACCTGGACGCAGTTTTACAAAGAAGATCAACCGGAAGCCTACTTCCGTGTGATAGATGTATCCGGAACGGATAAAGCTGCACAGGTGGATGTGATTACCAAACATTGCCAGGCGTTGCAGCTGGAGTTCGACATTACCACAGGTCCCTTGTTTAAAGTGCTCCTGTTTGAAAATTACCAGGAGCCGGGTAAACAGGTGCTGTTTTTCCTGGTACATCACCTGTTGTTTGATGGAATCTCCTGGGAAGTATTTATAGAAACATTCCGGCGCCGGTGCCTGAATATGGCAACGACAGACCTGATACAAACAGCCTCCTACCGGGACTGGTGCGTGCGACTGAACAGCTATGCGCAGGAACACGACTTCACGGCGGCGAGGGCCTACTGGAAGCAGGTGCTGGCGGGGCAGCCTTTTATGCCGGATGCGATGCCTACCCCTTATCCGGTACATCGGGACATGGCATACATACGGGCAACACCTTTGCGTACAGCAGCAGATCTCACTGCCCTGCAACAGGCCGTACATCATTACCAGGCCAATATATTCAACATACAGCTGGCTGCTTTTTATTGTGCCTGCCAGCAGGTACAGCACCGGAATAATTTGCTGATCAATATCCTGACGGCACAGCGGGAATCATTTTTTGATGATATACGGGTAGACAGCACCGTGGGCTTTTTTGCCGGCGCCTATCCGGTTTGCATTACTGCCGCCGCTACCCATGTGGTAGATTATCCCGGCGTGATAAAGGCCGTGAAGGAAAGTCTGCTGGGGGTACCGAAAGCAGGGCTGGATTACCTGGTGCTGAACCACCTGGTGCCGGATACAACGATACAAACGGAATTGAAGCAGGACTATCCCGTGTTGTTTCACTACCTGAATCTGATATCGCTGCAAACAGAGAATGGTTTTTATCAGCCCCTGGAACTGCCGGTAGGCATTACCCACTCGCTGGATAATCCATCATCCTACCTGCTGAATATCACCGCTACCCTGACGGAGGGCGGGCTACAAGCCACCTTCTATTACAGCAGCATCCATTTCCGGGAAAGTGTGATCCAGCAACTGTCGGCAGCCTTTGAGCATCACCTGTTACAAATCATTCATCTTAATAAATAA
- a CDS encoding LytR/AlgR family response regulator transcription factor, with protein sequence MIIQTIVIEDEEKSRHVIFDLIKQFTTDLELCGTAGSVEQSVQLIESKAPHLVFMDIQIADGTGFDVLRKLTSRNFELICITAFDNYAVEAVRFSAVDYLLKPIGIPEFQEAVERARKRINEKTKNQHIDTLFHSLIQQSNPDKKISIATVNGYEFIDMKDIIWCHSEGSYTTFHLVNNTKLISSRNLGSYETLLCANNFCRIHNTSIVNLRFIKSYIKGKSGYLIMTNGTKLEISQRRKGDFLNRL encoded by the coding sequence ATGATAATACAGACCATTGTTATCGAAGATGAAGAAAAAAGCAGGCATGTGATCTTTGACCTGATCAAACAGTTTACAACAGACCTGGAATTATGCGGAACTGCCGGTAGTGTAGAACAAAGTGTGCAATTAATAGAAAGCAAGGCGCCTCACCTGGTGTTCATGGATATTCAGATTGCAGACGGAACAGGGTTTGATGTGTTGAGAAAATTGACTTCCCGGAATTTTGAACTGATCTGTATCACCGCCTTTGATAATTATGCCGTAGAAGCTGTGCGGTTTTCCGCGGTAGATTACCTGTTGAAACCCATTGGCATTCCCGAATTTCAGGAAGCGGTGGAAAGGGCACGGAAACGTATCAACGAAAAAACAAAAAACCAACATATTGATACGCTCTTTCATAGCCTGATTCAACAAAGCAATCCGGATAAAAAGATCAGTATCGCCACCGTGAACGGGTACGAATTTATTGACATGAAAGATATTATCTGGTGCCATTCCGAAGGCAGCTATACCACCTTCCACCTGGTGAATAATACCAAACTGATTTCTTCCCGTAACCTGGGCTCCTACGAAACGCTGCTATGTGCCAATAACTTCTGCCGTATTCATAATACGTCTATCGTTAACCTGCGTTTCATCAAAAGTTATATCAAAGGCAAGAGTGGTTATCTTATCATGACCAATGGTACCAAACTGGAAATTTCCCAACGGCGCAAGGGCGACTTCCTGAACCGATTGTAA